A region of the Lolium rigidum isolate FL_2022 unplaced genomic scaffold, APGP_CSIRO_Lrig_0.1 contig_43170_1, whole genome shotgun sequence genome:
GGCACACAGGCATTTGTTCCATGGTAAATAAAGAAAGAAGTACTGCTTTAATCTTACGAACCAAACTAAATTCTAGACAATTATCGACCAGATGACCAAAAATTGAATCACTTAAGTCAAGTTCAGCATTGCGAACCAAGTTAATGGGCAAGCACCTCATGGACACTCCATGGGAAAACTGCCTCTCATGCGACACTCCGTGGGAAAATGAATAACAGTCTACAAATACACATCAACAACTTTATTGGTATGCAGCTGCTGCTTCCGTTGTAAAAGTCCGTGAAGAAAAAGGTAACGCATGAATCTTAAGGAAGTGTAGCACCCAACCTGAAGTCTAGACGATTATCCACCGAACAACATAAGATTGACTCGCTTAGGTCATGTTTAGCTTTACGAAGCAAGATTTTAGGCTGTGAGTTGCATCCTACATACAGGCCATACACCTTGTAAACGTCATATGTCTAATACATTCACCTGGAACCCCTAGTGCCAGAATAGCACATGTAAAGCAAACTCACCAGATGGAGCTAATGCAGGGTTAACAGCATGTGGCTTCGGATGGAAGTACCTGCATCCATCCCCAAACTTGCATGTTCCCTGTAACATAATCAAGAAGCTAACTGAAGAAGCATGCACTGAGTAACTGGAGTATCGACAACGGAACGGCGATTGCTTGAAAATGTTGCACAAAATTAGGGAGAAAATCCGCAAAACACTGCACAATGTACAACTGGCCTAAAATTCATCTTTTGGAACAACCAGATGTGATTCAAGATTCATTAGCTAAACTAGTACTCAACACAAGGCGGTAGGAATTAAAAAGCGGTAAAGAAACGTGCCGTGCGGAGGAAGTGATTGCAGACGCCCTGGCCGAGGATCGGATCTTCGTGCTGGAGGATGGGGAATGCGCCGCCTTGGGACTCTGCCGAAGAAGatgggttaggtttaggtttaagaGGAGCCGAAGGTGTTCGAGGGAATGCGTGAGAGGCACGGGCATGtattaggaggaggaggaggagggcgcgtAACCTTGGCGGCGGACGGTGTCGTACCAGAGGGCGCGGGCGCGGTGGTGCTGGGAGCCCTGGAGGTGGCGcctgcgggcggcggcggtgtcctGGAACTGCTTGTCGCAGTAGTCGCAGTAGTACTTGCCCAGCGGCATCTCCTTCGTCGTTCCTCCTTTCTCCCCTGCTCGGATGCTTCTCTGCTCTCCTGCTGCTCTAGAGGCTGCCTAGAGATATACCCTTCTTCGGGTGCAACTTCAGGCACGTTTGCAACCAGGAATTTCACAAAAAAAAGTTGCGAAAGGCCAGAGCTATCTCTCCATCTTTCTTTGCTATAAATCGTCGATCCAAAACTCTCGCAAAAACCTCCTCATGCAATCAGGTTATGTAGGTTATGATGCTCCTACAAAATTCTGAAACCATTTGGATATAGATCGTGCACTTGGGCATAGTTCGTTCTTTGTTCATTGAGAAAACTGCCGTTGCTATTTCGAACTTATTTGTGGTATTAGATTTTACACAAATCTACAAACCTGCTATTTCGACAAAAACAATGAAACTTCATACAGTAGATATCAACAATTCGTTGTTCAGCATAACAGACACATGTGAAAAGCAAACCGTACAGTATAAGCCTGAAAGAAATGAGTTGCATATTTTACAAATTCATACACCAGATATCAACTATTCGTTGTTCAGCATAACAGACACATGTGAAAAGCAAATCGTCTCACATTGCAAACGACTCACATGATCCAACAAGTACACAGGACCATTGTAGCAACAGGTAACTTATAACAATCTAAATAGAAGAAGATCCAGGTAGCAGAGTCTGACGATCAAGAAAAGAGGAACTAGGAAAATCAAAGAGGATCCACATATGGATCAACTACCATAAATACATTCATACTGCTATAGAACATATTACAGATCGGCTACGGTGGCAATCTTAATTCTCAGGCGAGGGTTagtagggagagagagggggtgaACGGGTTACATTGTCAAGTTTGCATCGCAGCATACTACTCAGCTACACAAGTCAACGGTGGAGTGGCCATACAAGAATGGAACATCACATCTTCAACAACCATCAGTTCATCACGCTCGCTGCCCAGGGGAAATGCGCACTTGTCAATGGAATTCCGACGAGTCATGGAGCAAGCTCTCACAATCCTGCATGGGAGCACTGCTTTCTTGCATGCTCTGGGATCAATTTTGCCACTATGTCGGTTGGGATTCCTTTCAGTTCTGAAGAGGAAAATATAAAAGGGAGTAAGATAAGGTGCTGACCTAATAATCCCATAGATAACAAGTGTGCAAGCAGAACAAGAGTTAACTTACCATTGGGCTTGAAGTTAAAAAGAGGAGGCAGAAATCGGCCATTTGGAAGGCGTGTATTAGCGTCCCGAAGCTCATCAAAGAAGGGGTGAACAAGTGCCTCCACCTGGATAATAAGTCAATAAAGATCTTAGTAAAATGCTTTAGTTCACAATATTATTGCACGAATAATTCATCATAGTATGCCATGTTCTTCAACCATGCAATGTGCATCATTATAATATACTTACAGCTGTGCATCTTAGGTTAGGTGAGTATTGGAGGAGCCGAGAGACAAGATCAACAGCTTCGGGTGGCATCCTTTTATGGAACACCTAAAGATTTGCATATGAGTTAGTAATTATACTGATAAGGACCAACTCCTAACTGTAAATAAATAGTAGTAGATAGGTTTGCACCTTGTGCCATGGGTGTGCCTTAATCTGTGGGAATTTGAACTCTGTATAATTTGGGTTCATGCACTTAATCTCTTCCCTTGTAGGGGTACCAAGGACCTGCAACAAATGGTCAATTCAAGGTGATAAGAATTCATGCCTAGAGTATCAAAAGGATAATAAATTGCTAAGCACTGTAAGTGGCAACTACCTTGATGATTTCCACTAGTTGGTCCACACCACTTTCACCGGGAAATAAAGGCTGTCCAATTGAATGACCATGTAAGCCAAGATAAACTCAAAAGTATATAATGCTGAGACTTGAAGGGCTGCCATCAAGCTGCACAAAGAAAAGCACGCTGCTTACCTGCCCCAACATAAGCTCAGCAAGAACACACCCAGCAGACCAAATGTCAATGGCTGTAGTGTACTCAGTAGCACCAAATATAAGCTCTGGAGCCCTATAGTATCGGGAACAAATGTATGATATGTTTGGTTCTCCCTTGACCTACAAATTAGAAAGATAACATTAGCTATTGAGCTGAAATAAGAAATGTGTTTGCTTGCGTAACTTATTCTTACCAGAACTTTCGCACTCCCAAAGTCACACAGCTTAAGCTGGTGTGTATGTGGGTTTACCTGTAGTTAATGTTCAGAAAAGTCAATATACATATAAGGACATGTGATTGGTTTTTCATGCTAGAAGATGAGTAATTTTTCAGCATACCAGAAGATTTTGTGGCTTGATATCTCTGTGGCAAACTCCAATGCTGCCATGAATGTAAGCCAGTGCCCTACATATCTGCCAAAAACAACAAATAACGGATTAATTCATGACAGACAAAATCAACTACATTTGGAGCTAGCCAAGGCTGTTTTTTTAAAGCAGCTCGGTTTTTTTGTGCAACTGAACATGCTAGAAAGTACCAGACACCTAAGCATATTGCATTAAGGAAAACTATCCAGGCAGAGCATAAGGAAATAGTACCTGGTATGTATACAGCTTCACGTAGATAAGTGGCATGCGCTGGTTCATCTTGTTGTAATGCTTGACAACACGATGAACAGTCTCAGGCACATACTCCAGCACCAAGTTTAGATACAGTTCATCCTTCTCAGTTGTAGAAAAGAAGCAATGCTTGAGCGCTACAACATTTGGGTGGTCAAGAAGGCGCATGGTCTGCAGCTCACGGTTCTTGTAGCGCTTATCCTGAAGAACCTTCTTTATAGCAACAGTTTCACCTGTCTCCAAACATTTGGCCTGCAAAAAGGTCGTATTAGACACATTTTTCAAGTATTCACACAAGTATATAGGTAGTCACAGGGAAAAAAACATTATGGTCATATAGAATATTCCCAAATTATGAAGAGTTGGCTTAAAGACTGAAAAAACAAACAAAGGGAAAGAAGGGAGTTGGCTGCCTAACAAAACACAAGTCAGCCTGAAGTTGTTGCAACTAACCTGGAAGACAATCCCAAATGAACCTTGACCAACAATACGCTCAGCCATGTAGCTCACGGTCTGCAGTACATCCAAGAACAGCATATATTATTATAATGAAATTAATAAGACACGCAAGGTGTCAATCACAATAATAAACTAATAAAAAAGCTAGCATTGGAAGAGATTAGCAACAATGCAGGCGTTGTGCACATTTGG
Encoded here:
- the LOC124681464 gene encoding zinc finger CCCH domain-containing protein 3 — protein: MPLGKYYCDYCDKQFQDTAAARRRHLQGSQHHRARALWYDTVRRQESQGGAFPILQHEDPILGQGVCNHFLRTGTCKFGDGCRYFHPKPHAVNPALAPSGPVPGAMVQQPNFLGTQPSFVGYQGVEGNSFSGNPLGRHTSWGNLPPSLEPPPEGGYPLLPFVDWG
- the LOC124681462 gene encoding shaggy-related protein kinase alpha, whose product is MASVGVAPSGNKSSSGTSMGAEKLPDQMNELKIRDDKEVEATIINGKGTETGHIIVTTTGGKNGQPKQTVSYMAERIVGQGSFGIVFQAKCLETGETVAIKKVLQDKRYKNRELQTMRLLDHPNVVALKHCFFSTTEKDELYLNLVLEYVPETVHRVVKHYNKMNQRMPLIYVKLYTYQICRALAYIHGSIGVCHRDIKPQNLLVNPHTHQLKLCDFGSAKVLVKGEPNISYICSRYYRAPELIFGATEYTTAIDIWSAGCVLAELMLGQPLFPGESGVDQLVEIIKVLGTPTREEIKCMNPNYTEFKFPQIKAHPWHKVFHKRMPPEAVDLVSRLLQYSPNLRCTAVEALVHPFFDELRDANTRLPNGRFLPPLFNFKPNELKGIPTDIVAKLIPEHARKQCSHAGL